The stretch of DNA TGCTGAAAGTGTGTCACCTTTCTAGGACGGATAGCATGAAACTGAAGCTAGTGAGAGAGAGGCGCATGAGGGAGACCTGGGCTGGGTTAGTTATTTGTCTGACCAACCAACGATGCATGGATAGGAGATGCATATGGCAgcatgtgtgtgtgcatgcattaTTCAGAGCAGTGAAGAGGAATACTACATATGCATGCATGTTAGGTGCGAGGCATCTGCAGAGCCGAGCTAGCGGCTGCCCTGCAAGGCTCCATCTCCATGCAAATGCCCTCACAGCAAAACCCCAACCGGCAATGCTGGACCATGCAATGcatgttctctctctctctcaccaaAAGATGAAGGCCACAGCAGAGCAGGAAGAAAGTGAAACATGAGGCTCATCAGCTTATCCATAACCCCAAGTGCAACTGGTTCAGGACCTGTACTTACTTTTTCAGAGGGAGAAGATGAACAAAAAGACCAATAATTGGATTCTTGTTTTCAACAATGGGTGCTGATGTATGCGTGTATGTTATGTGTGCCAGATGGATGACCATCATCATCAGTGTTCCTGACATGCCTGTGGTGCACGCACTCACTTGCCCTGCTGCAGATCTGTGCAATAACTTCATCAGATGTGCGAGTGAAAAGGTGATCCACATGTATGCATGTAGGTGTGATCTGATCTCTCGAGACTGTTTACATgtcaatgcatgcatgaatgcaacCATGTTCACCATGATGGACCACGGCTCCAAGAGACAGGTCAAGCCaactgcctctccctctcccaggGGCTCCATCAACACCAAGCCATTTGCACTTTGATCTGATCAATCACCCTCCCTTTTTACCTGCTTTGTGAAAAAAGTGAGAAAGAAATACACTTCACCACCCACCGACCGCCGAGGAATCTCACAAGAATCCAACAATATTGATACAAAAGGTGTGCCCCAACAAAGGGGGGCCATGTTCTTCTAGTTGCCAGCCTGCCATGGCTCAAGCCAGTTACAACCACTCTGATATGGAAGTACAGACAGAGTTGCTCTTACAATGTACCATCAGTTCAATACAATTGACACCACAACGGTCCAAGTCCCTGCTTGTTCATGGGGTTGGCCAAGATGCCGCTATCCACATCTGCCCAAACCAGCAGCACATTACATGCACGGCATCTTCTCAGGGATGACTTACTGGAATCTGCTGACAAGGCCGGCATTCCCCTCCTTTGTGAGGTATCATGTGAGGGCAAAGGAAGGTCATGCCTCCTCATCGCTGTCGTTTCCGAAGACGGAAGGGACTTTCGTGGCAATCTTCGGCTTCATGCTCATGTTGCCAACAGGTGCCTGTCCATTGTTAGAAGGAATGCTCAGTCAGAATGATCTCACAGAATTAGCTTCTAAAGCATGATACATGTACAGTGAGTTTGACAGGAGACAAGCAGGAGACATATGTGGAATTAGTGAACAGGAGGTAAAAGTAACTTCATTAGTGGTCTGCACAAAGAAGACAGGGATAAGAGGCTAAAATATGACTATTTGAGAAACAAGTCTCTTTTCTTTGCACAGCACACAATTGCATATTTTTGCATGAAATTTCAAAAGCGCCACATTATTTGCAACATGTACACGTGGTATTCTTTTGGGATTCTGTGAAAAAAATGTTGTTTCTGAAGCAGGAGCAAACAAGCTCAAGCACAGTTCAGAGTTACCAGAATGCAAGCACAATATCCTTTACTTCCATAGTCATATCTGCTGAACAAAATGTGGTGTTGATGTAAGAATTAAGATACCTTGTAAGGGGTCATTTTGGAGAAGCCAAACTTCAATGTTCGACGCTGATCCTGATTGCCCGGGGTCGGCAAGTTCTTTGGCGTAGCTTGCTCTCCTGAGATATCTGGCTGTTCTTGCTTCTCTTTCTGCTGCTTTCTATGAGCATCTGCCCTGCAAGTTCCATCGAGCAAAGTACAAGTTTAATACACATTCAATGCATTCCTCAGGAAAAACAAGCATTCATCGTGTTTTATTAACTGAGGACAAACTATAGAATGCATACAGTTGGGCAAATTTTGCCAGCTCCTTCTCTTCCCGCTGTTGCTCACGTTTCTGCCTATCATCACGGCTGCCACTGTTGCCGCTTTGCATTTCTTTCATTTCCTTAAACCTCTGCAGAACCAGAATATACAAAGTGTCATGTTAGGGAAAGGATACATAAGGTATCAACAGCAACAAACGTATGGCACAAAAATCAAAACAATCAGAAAATAAAAGTCATCGAAAAAGAAATTCAACGGAACTAGTGTTGCAAATGCATTACCTTCCTATGATTATGGTCATATGAGCTTAGATGACTCTCAAACTCATATGCCAGCTTGTACTGCTTATTACAGAGGCTGCAAAAGAACGTCTTCTGTATCTCCTTAACCTCACTGCGGATTTTCTGCTCACGTTCTGCTGTGACCTGGATTGTCATGATTCGCACCAAGCAGGGAAAAGAAGCCACCAAATAAAAAGTGCACAGGATGCTCAAAAATTCATGAGGGTTGATGCTACAACTCCATATCCAAATGGCACAGCAGCATAGGTGCTATGCAGCGCCGACAATCAGATAGCGGTTCTCACAGCTGAAGCATCAACCCGGAAGAATCTCAAAAGAAAATACAGAAATTAGCACTCGGTGTGTGATTGCGCACCTCACGCTTCTTAATATGCTCTTCGGTCTCCTCAAGTTCAACATTTAATCTCTTTCTTTGCACATTGTCCTCAGCTGTGAAGAAGTCATCCTGCTCTTGCTTCCCCACTCCTAATTTTGCATCCCTGATACCGGCTTTTATTGGCTCTAGTATACCTGCATCGGAACAAAGTAATGTATTGTTGAGGTGCAGGAACTAGATGGCAATGCCAAATTGTAAAACGTCTTTGGAAGAACAAAATATCATCTCAGATGAAACTGTACCGTAAGTTTAGAACAAAAAATGAGacagaaataaaagaaaatatcCAGATCTTCAGTAATATGAAGCACTAGACATACTATGGTTACCAAAGTTGGCGAGAAAACTACTGCAGATTAATCTTCTCCGGATTCTTTTAGAGTAGAATAAAGCTACAGTATGTGCTGTGAGCCTGTGATGGTGGTAGCATACATATGTCCTTCAGAGCATTAAAGGAGCCAGAGACTAAATTCTAACTGGAACTTGCTTTACGTTAAGGTTGCAATCATTTGTCAACAGCACTCAATTCAGTCCAGGCAGCTCTCAAACAGTGCAACTGACTTCTACTAGACTACTAGTACTCCAATCCAAAGTCCAAGTGCACTCATTCGATACACCAGAACTTTATAGAAACACATACAAATGTACCATAGAACATTAACATCGATAAGTCCCAAGTTCCAATGGCATGGCCAGAGCCTCTGCATCAAGCACTCCGCCCTTCCAGATCTATCAATATGGACTTTTTGTTCATTGCAGTATCCTCATCTTTGATTCCTTTAGTTCCTCTCTCTTTCTTCTGTCTGGTTCCAGGTTTGGTGATTGATTTGATCTGAAGGCTTAGGAGGCAGAGAGCCTACATTGATGGGGTTTCACAGGGGTCAGCAAAGAGTTGGTGCACTTTCCATGGGGATCGATGACGACAAGGGATGCCACGCTCTCTGAGATGACGTAAGCGCTTGCCACCTGCCGCAAAGTCGCTTTCGTGCATCATTTGTTTTAAGCATCGTTGAGACTCAACGGGTCCAGAAGACTGTACACGGATGGCCCCTGCAACCTAGACCACTGGACCAACATGATGACACCAATCAATGGttgatactc from Triticum urartu cultivar G1812 unplaced genomic scaffold, Tu2.1 TuUngrouped_contig_6291, whole genome shotgun sequence encodes:
- the LOC125530406 gene encoding G patch domain-containing protein 8, giving the protein MENRSYYGGIGSGSKNPPPSGKEAGDEEYGGGYDRLDEEVEFRLPRGHRPVENLDTEGLEQASVDTQLASSNVGFRLLQKMGWKSGKGLGKNEQGILEPIKAGIRDAKLGVGKQEQDDFFTAEDNVQRKRLNVELEETEEHIKKREVTAEREQKIRSEVKEIQKTFFCSLCNKQYKLAYEFESHLSSYDHNHRKRFKEMKEMQSGNSGSRDDRQKREQQREEKELAKFAQLADAHRKQQKEKQEQPDISGEQATPKNLPTPGNQDQRRTLKFGFSKMTPYKAPVGNMSMKPKIATKVPSVFGNDSDEEA